One genomic segment of Panicum virgatum strain AP13 chromosome 2N, P.virgatum_v5, whole genome shotgun sequence includes these proteins:
- the LOC120660195 gene encoding kinesin-like protein KIN-4A → MTMEHGEDCCVKVAVHVRPLIGDEKLQGCKDCVAVVPGKPQVQIGSHSFTFDHVYGSTGTPSAAMFDQCVAPLVDGLFQGYNATVLAYGQTGSGKTYTMGTACKEGSHIGIIPRAMAALFDKIESLKNQVEFQIRISFIEILKEEVRDLLDPSAATVGKIENGNGHAKLSVPGKPPVQIREASNGVITLAGSTEVHVSTQKEMTACLEQGSLSRATGSTNMNNQSSRSHAIFTITLEQMRKSEPIMTADGMPIEEINEDYLCAKLHLVDLAGSERAKRTGSDGLRFKEGVHINRGLLALGNVISALGDEKKRKEGAHVPYRDSKLTRLLQDSLGGNSKTVMIACISPADINAEETLNTLKYANRARNIQNKPIVNRNPIADEMKRMRQQIEYLQAELVSARGGVGSDDVQGLRERISWLEQTNEDLCRELYDIRNRFQTDPCEPEMQKTLNGFTKSEGLKRSLQSTDPFDVPMTDSVRGNPKDIEDEVAKEWEHTMLQDSMGKELNELNRQLEQKESEMKMYGCDTVALKQHFGKKLMELEEEKRAVQQERDRLLAEVESLNADGQTHKLRDAQLQKLKSLEAQILDLKKKQENQVQLLKEKQKSDEAAKKLQEEIHFIKAQKVQLQHKIKQEAEQFRQWKATREKELLQLRKEGRRNEYERHKLQALNQRQKLVLQRKTEEAAMATKRLKEILEARKSSARDNPAGTNGTSPGSNMGERLLQKWLDQELEVMVHVHEVRNEYEKQSQLRAALGEELAILKQEDIRAGASSPQRGKNGNSRPNTLSPNARQARIASLESMVTISSNTLVAMASQLSEAEERERAFSGRSRWNQLRSMGDAKGLLQYIFNVAADARCQVREKEVEIKEMKEQMTELVGILRHSESRRREMEKQLKQREQTAPMATTPPRSGNCTLKHSADDPSTPLSPVAVPAQKQLKYSAGIVNSPSKGITALNKEQLKMVPIAQLSVGKKISIAGQSGKLWRWKRSHHQWLLQFKWKWQKPWKLSEMIRHSDETITRTRPRPQLLPPKPHRVM, encoded by the exons GTCCAGATCGGCAGCCACTCCTTCACCTTCGACCATGTGTACGGCAGCACTGGCACGCCGTCGGCGGCCATGTTCGACCAGTGCGTCGCGCCGCTGGTGGACGGCCTCTTCCAGGGCTACAACGCCACCGTGCTCGCGTACGGCCAG ACTGGGTCAGGGAAGACCTACACCATGGGGACTGCCTGCAAGGAGGGATCACATATTGGGATCATCCCACGAGCCATGGCTGCGCTGTTCGACAAGATTGAGAGCCTGAAAAACCAAGTGGAGTTCCAAATACGCATCTCATTCATCGAG ATTTTGAAAGAAGAAGTGAGGGATTTGCTTGACCCTAGTGCTGCTACTGTGGGCAAAATTGAGAATGGCAATGGGCATGCAAAATTATCTGTGCCAGGGAAACCGCCTGTCCAGATTCGAGAGGCGTCAAATGGAGTCATAACGCTAGCTGGATCGACCGAAGTGCATGTTAGTACTCAGAAGGAAATGACTGCATGCCTGGAGCAAGGTTCCCTGAGTCGTGCAACTGGAAGTACTAACATGAACAACCAGTCAAG TCGTTCCCATGCCATCTTCACAATCACATTGGAGCAGATGCGCAAATCAGAACCCATCATGACTGCAGATGGAATGCCCATTGAGGAAATTAATGAAGACTATCTTTGTGCCAAACTTCATTTAGTAGATCTTGCTGGATCAGAACGCGCTAAGAGAACTGGTTCAGATGGCCTTCGTTTCAAGGAAG GTGTTCACATCAACAGAGGACTTCTTGCTCTCGGCAACGTCATAAGTGCTCTTGGAgatgagaaaaagaggaaagaagGTGCTCATGTTCCTTATAGGGACAGCAAACTCACTCGTCTTTTGCAG GACTCCCTAGGTGGAAATAGCAAGACTGTAATGATAG CCTGCATAAGTCCAGCAGACATCAATGCTGAAGAGACATTAAACACTTTGAAATATGCTAACCGGGCACGTAATATTCAGAACAAACCAATT GTCAACAGAAATCCTATTGCGGATGAGATGAAAAGGATGCGCCAACAGATTGAGTATTTGCAAGCAGAGCTTGTTTCAGCTCGTGGAGGAGTCGGATCAGATGATGTTCAG GGTCTCAGAGAAAGGATATCATGGCTTGAACAAACAAATGAAGACCTTTGCAGGGAACTGTATGATATTCGCAACCGTTTTCAAACTGATCCTTGTGAACCTGAAATGCAA AAAACTTTAAATGGCTTTACAAAAAGTGAAGGCCTCAAAAGAAGCTTGCAAAGTACAGATCCGTTTGATGTCCCTATGACTGACTCAGTAAGAG GCAACCCTAAAGATATTGAAGATGAGGTAGCAAAAGAATGGGAGCACACAATGCTGCAGGATAGCATGGGCAAAGAGCTGAATGAATTAAACAGACAGCTAGAGCAAAAGGAG TCTGAGATGAAAATGTATGGATGTGATACTGTTGCACTTAAGCAACACTTTGGGAAGAAACTAATGGAGCTTGAAGAAGAGAAAAGAGCTGTACAG CAAGAGAGGGACAGATTGTTGGCTGAAGTTGAAAGCCTAAATGCTGATGGCCAGACACATAAACTGCGAGATGCCCAACTGCAGAAATTGAAATCCCTTGAAGCACAG ATCCTAGATCTTAAGAAAAAGCAGGAGAACCAAGTTCAGCTTTTGAAGGAAAAGCAAAAGAGTGATGAAGCTGCTAAGAAACTGCAAGAAGAAATTCATTTTATTAAGGCACAAAAG GTTCAACTACAACACAAAATCAAACAGGAAGCAGAACAGTTCAGGCAATGGAAGGCTACCCGTGAAAAGGAACTTCTTCAG TTGCGCAAGGAGGGACGGAGAAATGAGTACGAACGCCACAAGCTTCAAGCGCTTAATCAGCGGCAGAAATTG GTTCTGCAAAGGAAGACTGAAGAGGCTGCCATGGCTACCAAAAGGCTGAAAGAGATACTAGAAGCTAGGAAATCTTCTGCCCGTGATAATCCAG CTGGCACCAATGGGACCTCTCCAGGCTCTAAT ATGGGTGAGAGATTGTTGCAAAAGTGGTTGGATCAAGAGCTTGAAGTTATGGTGCATGTGCATGAAGTCCGAAATGAatatgaaaaacaaagccaacT GCGTGCTGCACTTGGTGAGGAGCTTGCCATTTTGAAACAAGAAGACATACGAGCTGGTGCATCTAGTCCCCAAAGGGGGAAGAATGGAAATTCTAG GCCAAATACCTTGTCACCAAATGCAAGACAAGCTAGGATAGCATCACTTGAGAGCATGGTGACAATTTCTTCAAATACTCTTGTCGCAATGGCTTCTCAACTCTCAGAAGCTGAAGAACGAGAGCGTGCCTTCTCCGGGCGCAGTCGATGGAATCAATTGCGGTCAATGGGGGATGCAAAGGGCTTACTGCAGTACATCTTTAATGTTGCTGCTGATGCAag ATGTCAAGTAAGGGAGAAGGAAGTGGAGATTAAGGAAATGAAAGAGCAAATGACAGAGCTTGTGGGTATTCTTCGACACAGCGAATCGCGGAGAAGGGAAATGGAGAAGCAGCTCAAGCAAAGAGAGCAGACTGCTCCAATGGCCACTACACCTCCG AGAAGTGGAAATTGCACCTTGAAGCACTCTGCTGATGACCCCAGCACACCACTGTCCCCTGTTGCTGTTCCTGCACAGAAGCAGCTCAAGTATTCGGCTGGAATTGTAAATAGCCCCAGCAAAGGGATTACCGCATTAAACAAAGAGCAACTTAAG ATGGTTCCTATAGCACAGTTGTCTGTGGGGAAGAAAATTTCAATAGCAGGGCAATCAGGAAAGCTATGGAGATGGAAAAGGAGCCATCACCAGTGGCTGCTGCAGTTCAAATGGAAGTGGCAGAAGCCCTGGAAACTGTCTGAGATGATCCGGCACAGCGATGAAACCATCACGAGGACTAGGCCCAGAcctcagcttcttcctcctaaACCGCATAGAGTGATGTGA